In Lacerta agilis isolate rLacAgi1 chromosome 1, rLacAgi1.pri, whole genome shotgun sequence, the following proteins share a genomic window:
- the LOC117053499 gene encoding C-X-C chemokine receptor type 1-like, producing MAKSVLFSELDFSDLYDNYSDYSGTFDPNSIGAAAAPCRINITPDVFKYLVAFIYGLTCFLSLVGNSLVVLVIAYNKGNRSATDVYLLNLAIADLLFALSLPFWAVERVHEWIFGTPMCKILSLLKEVNFYSGILLLACISMDRYLAIVHATRAVTQKRSWVKFVCVGIWLFSFLFSLPGIIFRVAYLPPDFYKCVCYENIEGNQTSEIRVKLRVLPQTFGFFLPLIIMLFCYGVTVYRLYQTNNSQRKKAMKVILAVVLVFLVCWLPYNITLLLDTLMRSGAIGETCDLRNSIDAALSGTEILGFSHSCINPIIYAFIGQKFRNNFLKILVTRGLISKEALTRFRRGSSFSSTSGITSTTL from the coding sequence ATGGCAAAGTCAGTTCTGTTTTCTGAGCTGGATTTTTCGGACCTATATGATAATTACAGTGACTACTCCGGCACCTTTGACCCTAACAGtataggagcagcagcagcaccttgcAGAATTAATATTACACCAGATGTTTTCAAGTACCTAGTGGCCTTCATCTATGGTCTCACATGCTTTCTGAGCTTGGTGGGGAACTCCCTGGTGGTTCTGGTGATTGCCTACAACAAAGGAAACCGTTCTGCCACAGATGTGTATCTTCTGAACCTCGCCATTGCTGATCTCCTCTTTGCACTTAGTTTGCCATTCTGGGCTGTAGAAAGAGTGCATGAATGGATCTTTGGCACTCCCATGTGCAAAATCCTGTCACTCCTGAAGGAAGTCAACTTCTACAGTGGCATCCTCCTGCTGGCCTGTATCAGCATGGATCGCTACCTGGCAATAGTTCATGCTACTCGAGCAGTCACTCAGAAGAGGAGCTGGGTCAAATTTGTCTGCGTTGGCATCTGGctgttctccttcctcttctcccttcctgGGATTATCTTCCGTGTGGCTTACCTACCACCTGATTTCTACAAGTGTGTTTGTTATGAAAATATTGAAGGGAATCAGACATCTGAAATTAGGGTGAAACTGAGAGTCTTGCCACAAACGTTTGGCTTCTTTCTTCCCTTGATCATCATGCTCTTCTGCTATGGTGTGACAGTATACAGACTCTACCAGACTAATAACAGTCAAAGAAAGAAGGCCATGAAAGTCATCTTGGCTGTGGTGCTGGTTTTCCTGGTCTGTTGGCTGCCCTACAATATCACTCTGCTTCTTGATACGTTAATGAGGTCTGGAGCTATTGGTGAAACCTGTGACCTTCGCAACAGCATCGATGCAGCCCTTTCGGGTACTGAAATCCTGGGATTTTCTCACAGCTGCATAAACCCCATTATATATGCCTTCATAGGGCAGAAGTTCCGGAACAACTTCCTCAAGATCCTGGTCACAAGAGGCCTCATCAGCAAAGAAGCCTTGACTCGGTTCAGAAGGGGTTCCTCCTTCTCATCCACCTCTGGCATCACCTCTACAACTCTGTAA